In Amaranthus tricolor cultivar Red isolate AtriRed21 chromosome 5, ASM2621246v1, whole genome shotgun sequence, a genomic segment contains:
- the LOC130812653 gene encoding inositol polyphosphate multikinase beta-like, whose amino-acid sequence MLKIPDHQVAGHQALRGQLGPQIDESGRFYKPLQQDERGSRELAFYEALNSSSKVKKQILGFFPAFYGTQILEASDGSGLHPHLVLHDVVSGYVKPCIMDIKIGSRTWYPQASEDYVAKCLRKDRGSTSVPLGFRISGLQIYQGEKPGYWKPDKKQIQKYTVQDVRPVLNKFVSSIPSSSSDCDPDRALAHDVYGGLSGILRQLKELKSWFETQTDYHFYSCSILLIYDGESETKGGNPQSTIKLIDFAHVFDGDGVIDHNFLGGLCSLIKFIAESSTPPSTKPARMNGLDS is encoded by the coding sequence ATGCTGAAAATCCCAGATCATCAGGTTGCTGGTCACCAAGCTCTTAGAGGACAATTAGGCCCACAGATTGATGAATCAGGCCGCTTTTACAAGCCTCTCCAGCAAGATGAACGAGGTTCTAGAGAGCTTGCTTTCTACGAAGCTCTCAATTCTAGCTCAAAAGTCAAGAAGCAAATTCTCGGTTTCTTTCCTGCGTTTTATGGTACTCAGATACTTGAGGCATCTGATGGATCTGGACTCCATCCACATCTCGTTTTGCATGACGTTGTCTCAGGTTATGTGAAACCATGCATCATGGACATCAAGATTGGATCACGAACATGGTATCCTCAAGCATCAGAGGACTATGTTGCGAAGTGTCTCCGCAAAGATAGAGGAAGCACTAGCGTTCCATTGGGTTTCAGAATATCCGGCTTGCAGATCTACCAAGGTGAAAAACCCGGTTATTGGAAGCCGGACAAAAAGCAAATACAGAAGTATACTGTACAGGATGTCAGACCAGTTCTCAATAAGTTTGTTTCTTCAATTCCTTCGAGTAGTTCAGACTGCGATCCTGATCGTGCTCTAGCACATGATGTCTATGGCGGTTTATCTGGAATATTGAGACAACTGAAGGAGCTAAAGTCATGGTTCGAGACTCAAACTGACTATCACTTCTATTCTTGCTCGATTCTCTTAATTTACGATGGAGAGTCAGAAACGAAAGGCGGAAATCCTCAGTCGACCATTAAGCTTATTGATTTTGCTCATGTTTTTGATGGTGACGGTGTCATTGATCATAACTTCTTGGGTGGTCTTTGCTCGTTAATCAAATTCATTGCAGAGTCATCGACACCACCGTCCACCAAACCCGCAAGGATGAATGGTCTGGATTCGTGA